The Gloeobacter morelensis MG652769 genome contains the following window.
CCCCCTCGGCGTAGATGCGCTCGATCGATGGTTCGAAAAGCACCGGGTTGACGATCTGCTGCCGCAACAACGAGGCAATCCCCTCCGCGTCGTCGGGATAGGGCTCTGCCGTGGCGTTCGCGTAGACGGCGACGCTCGCCGGCTTCAGCTCAACGCTGCCAAGCGCCTCTGCGAAAGGCCCAAGCGCATAATCCACCGCAGGGGTGTGAAAGGCGGCTTCCACCGGGAGCAGCGCGGTGCGGATCTGCCTGGCTTCCAGGGTTTGCTGGGCTGCCAGGACAGCCGCCCGCCCGCCCGCGAGCACCAGCTGGTTGGGGGAATTGAAGTTGGCGACACTCACCCCCTCAAGCTGAGGCAGCCAGGACTGGAGAACCGCTGCAGGATGTTTGACCGCCAGCATTGCCCCGGCCTGGTGGGGCGGCTCGATGGGCGGGGTCATCGCCCGGCCGCGCGCCCTCACCAGAGCCAGATAATCTGGTGCGTTCAGCACCCCGGCCGCCCAGAGCGCCGACAGCTCGCCAAAGCTGTGGCCCACGGCAAAATCTACCCGCAGACCGGCCTCGTGCAGCAGAGCGAACAACGACAGACTCAGCGCCCCGATGGCCGGCTGGGCGTACTCCGTCGCCTGCAGCGCCGCCGAGTGCAGGGCGCTGTGCGCTTCGCCAAAGCCCGGCTCCGGATAGACCGTCTGTGAGAGCGTCCGTGCGCCCTCCAGGCCAAATAGACCGTCGAAATCCGCAAAGATTTGCCGAACCTGGGGAAAGTTGTTTGCGAGGCTTCTGCCCATATTGAGGTACTGCGCCCCCTGGCCCGGAAACAGAGCCACCACCTTTGCGCCGGCTGCCAGGCCGCAGCGGCGGTAATAGATACCGGCCGGATGCTCCCAGGGATCTTCCGGGTCCGCCCCTGCGAGCGTCTCGATCGCCTGGGCGAGCAGCGCGCAGGCTTCCTCGCGGCTTGCCGCCACAAATCCGAGCCGGGCGGCGTCGCCCGGTATCACCAGAGCGGCCGTCGCTTCGAGCCACTGGGCAAAAACCCGCTCGCCGCTCTGGCCGCTCAGTTCTTCGAGCAAGGCACGGCACTGTTCCAACAAATGCGTCGGCGTCTCGGCGCAGGCGAGCAACGCCCGGCAAGTGCGGTGCAACTGGTAGGGCCGCTGGTGTTCGGCTTCGTATTCTTCCAGGACCAGATGGTAGTTGGTGCCGCCGAAACCAAAGGCGCTCACACCCGCGCGCCGCGGCTGCTGTCCTCGGCTCCAGGGACGGCTTTCGGTGTTGAGATAGAACGGAGAATCCTCAATATTCAGCTCGGGATTGGGTCGCTCGACATGGAGGGTGGGCGGCAGAATCTTGTGGTGCAAAGCGAGCACCGCCTTGATCACCCCGGCGGCACCGGCCGCTCCCTTGGTGTGACCAATCTGGGACTTGACGCTGCCCAGGGCAATGCGCGGCCGGGCCGCCGGCCCCTCGCCAAAGACCGTGCGCAAGGCCGTGAATTCGCTGAGATCGCCGGCCGCCGTCCCGGTGCCGTGGGCTTCGACGAGGCCGACGCCGGCCGGGGCTATCCCGGCGGCGCGGTAGGCATTGCGCATCGCCTGGACCTGGCCCTGCCAGTTGGGGGCATAGATGCTCTTGTGTTTTCCGTCGCTGGAAGCACCGATCCCCCGGATCACACTGTAGATGCGGTCGCCGTCGCGCTCGGCGTCCGCCAGGCGCTTGAGCACCAGCATGCCCAGACCCTCGCCGAGCAGCGTGCCGTCGGCCCCGGCCCCAAAAGGCCGGATGGTTTGTGTTTTCGACAGGGCCGGCGTCTTGCTGAAGCTCATGAACATGAAAATGCTGTTGTCCAGATCGAGGCCGCCGGTAATCATCAGATCGCTGCGGTACTCCGTCAGTTCGCTGATGGCCATCTTGATCGCCCCGAGCGAACTGGCGCAGGCGGCGTCCACCACGCAGTTGACGCCCCCGAGATCGAGCCGGTTGGCGATGCGGCCCGCGATGACGTTGCCGAGCCAACCTGGAAAGGCATTTTCCTCCCAGCCGACGTAGGCCAGCTTCAACTTCCGCTCGATCTCGCCCGCTTGCTCGTCGCTCAGACCGCTGCTGGTGAGCACCCGATGCCAGGTGGGGCTTTGCAATCGGGTGGTGAGGGGCACCAGCAGTTGCATCGTGCCGCCGACTACCCCCAGAATCACCCCGGTGCGCTCGCGTACCGCCTGTGCCGCCCCGGCGTACCCGGCATCCGCCAGCGCCGCCTTCGCCACGACCAGACCCAACAGCTGGGTGATATCGGTGACTTCCAGGATGCTTGGGGGCAAACCGAATTCCAAGGGATCAAACGGCACATCCGGAATAAAACCGCCGCGCTTGCAGTAGGTTTTGTCGGCGGCGGACGGGTCCGGATCGTAGTAGTCCTCGACGCGCCAGCGCGTCGAGGGTACCTCGTCGATACAGTCCCTTTTGTTGAGGATATTCTCCCAATATTCCTGCAAATTTCCAGCCTTTGGAAAAATAGAAGCCATGCCAATAACGGCAACGGGAACCCTTTGTAAAGCATCCCGTTGCTGTTCCGATTCGGTGCGTTGCTCCTCAGCCATGCGGGCAGCTCCTAATTGACTTGGACAGCCATCTATTTGGACTCGAAAATTTCGCCGCCGCCCACGGCGGCATCCGGGACGGACGGGTTTTGAATCGCCTGGTTTTGGCTCTGTTTGACGGCGATATCGATGCGAATATTCTCAAGGGCTACTGCGAGTTTGATCAGCCGCTCGTAGTAGTCGTCAGCAGGCGTGTTCATCGGGCAAGATCCCTATCCATGGGTACGCAATCTGATTCCCCGGCTGTTGCGGTAAGTAAATTCACCGACCGAAGGATTCGGCCGTCGCGGATCGACCGTTCCGGTCGTCTGTTGCCACTGCTCGCCGGTGGCCACCTGGCCGCTCACCTGGCCGCTTTTATCGCGGTGACAGGCAATCCAGGCTGCTCCGTGGTTCGGGCAAAAAAACTCTTCAATCCAGCGGGTCCGATCCACCAGGGTCGTAGTGGCGGCGTGCAGCAGCGTGGCGGTTTTTTTGGTCAGCCCCAGCAACTCGCGCGCCTGCTCCACCGTCGTCGAATAGACAAAATGTTTCTTGCCAGGCATGCGCCAAAGACGCAAACCACAAGTCGGGCAGTAAATTTCGACGCGATTGAGTGCTCGGCTACGTTTTTGCGCCATAGGAACACCTGCTGTAGAAATGGTCAAAAAATGAGCGAATCCGCCGCTATGCCTGCACCAACGCAAGGGCATAGATGGTCCTGGCAAGGCACAAATAAGGCTCTTGAAACCAGGAATATCAAGGGACTATCGCTGTCTTGAGAATAGCACTTATCGAGTGCGAAAGATTGTCTTTATCGAAACAATTACTCTATTTTGATCTAGATCTTGAGACGCGAGTCCCCGATGGTGTCGCTTCTTGCAAGTAGGGCTCAAAGCGTTCCAGCATTTCGACCGGAAGGCGTTGGGGTCGCATCTTCTGGAGATCGACAAAAACCCCTTTTTGATGAGCGGTCGCCACCAGGGTTCCTTCCCCATTGCACATGCGAAAGGCTACGTTGACAGACACACTTTTGAGTTCGTCGAGCCAGATTTCCATGTGGGCGCAATCGCCCAACTTCAGAGAATGCTTGTAGAA
Protein-coding sequences here:
- a CDS encoding acyl-CoA thioesterase encodes the protein MKTVTLILPVYTYHIDFVGHVSNIVYIQWMEIGRMKFMEEIGMPVHKLSEQGIAPVLIETEIFYKHSLKLGDCAHMEIWLDELKSVSVNVAFRMCNGEGTLVATAHQKGVFVDLQKMRPQRLPVEMLERFEPYLQEATPSGTRVSRSRSK